Proteins from a single region of Mucilaginibacter daejeonensis:
- a CDS encoding DUF4097 family beta strand repeat-containing protein, with product MKKITTIAFILLASLGLKAQEKWNAQPYQTRSLSAANIKQVFVNTSGGSITVTGTDASQARLEVYVAPSNYNEDISKEELLQRLADNYDLKITDTDHELHATAKRRSGILNWRKALSISFKVYVPKAVATMLNTSGGAITLTDLDGDQEFSTSGGRLHLMGLNGHIKGSTSGGSIDVSNCKQDIELVTSGGSIRANDCEGKMELTTSGGALKLSGLKGMIEASTSGGSINAEDIGGELRTSTSGGSINLSRLNCSVDASTSGGSIHAQFEQVGKFVKLNTSAGHIDLLVPADKGLNLDLRGSRVNADLAGTFNGIKQKNRLEGEYNGGGAMVSVRSSGGGVNLKMN from the coding sequence ATGAAAAAGATCACTACCATCGCCTTTATCTTATTAGCAAGCCTAGGTCTTAAAGCACAGGAAAAATGGAACGCCCAGCCGTACCAAACACGGTCGCTGTCGGCAGCAAACATCAAGCAAGTGTTCGTCAATACATCCGGAGGTAGTATCACGGTCACCGGAACAGATGCCTCGCAAGCACGTTTGGAAGTTTACGTAGCGCCGAGCAACTACAACGAAGATATCAGCAAAGAAGAGCTTTTACAGCGCCTGGCCGACAACTATGACCTGAAGATCACTGATACTGATCATGAGTTACACGCCACAGCCAAACGCCGCTCAGGCATCCTGAACTGGCGTAAGGCGCTAAGTATATCATTCAAGGTTTATGTGCCTAAGGCAGTAGCTACCATGCTGAACACCAGCGGCGGCGCGATCACCTTGACCGATCTTGACGGTGATCAGGAGTTCAGCACCAGTGGCGGTCGCCTGCATCTCATGGGGTTGAATGGCCATATCAAGGGCTCAACCAGCGGTGGTAGTATCGATGTGTCGAACTGTAAACAGGATATAGAGCTGGTGACCAGCGGAGGTAGTATCAGAGCCAATGATTGCGAAGGCAAGATGGAGCTTACCACCAGTGGTGGAGCCCTGAAGCTATCAGGGTTAAAGGGCATGATAGAGGCATCTACCAGTGGCGGAAGTATCAATGCTGAAGATATTGGCGGCGAACTACGCACCAGCACCTCAGGCGGAAGCATTAACCTGTCACGTTTGAACTGCAGCGTCGACGCTTCGACTTCGGGCGGCAGCATCCACGCACAATTTGAGCAGGTGGGCAAATTCGTAAAACTGAATACCAGTGCCGGTCATATCGACCTGCTGGTGCCTGCTGATAAAGGCTTGAACCTTGATCTGCGTGGCTCCAGGGTGAACGCCGACCTGGCGGGTACCTTTAATGGCATCAAACAAAAGAACCGTTTGGAAGGCGAGTACAATGGCGGCGGAGCCATGGTATCCGTACGTTCATCAGGCGGCGGCGTTAACCTTAAAATGAACTAA